The following proteins are encoded in a genomic region of Sebastes fasciatus isolate fSebFas1 chromosome 12, fSebFas1.pri, whole genome shotgun sequence:
- the LOC141779214 gene encoding uncharacterized protein LOC141779214 isoform X30 translates to MHTVATMTTEASAVNEADTEGKQKASGAEPKPEPENKQKPEAAAAEPEGEPSSKKAQEQASEPGPADVATSPEEEQLKPRTRTSAGKGLSRLFSSFLKRRSQCSEEEGFEAEKAREEKADKEEKADKAEEEKVEEVKPEEKEAKAEEEKVEVKEVKKKEEKEPKEEKEEEKVEKRGSKKKKKEAKKKQEKKDEEKVKNDEEKKEEETVKKKEEQKEEEKAQQTVDKKEEQLETKEETQKETAEVKEKGAEAVKKETKDEERVDKRVTKKKEKEDKIKKKEEEKAKRKAEEDERVKKREEEKAKKKEEEKAREAEKTKKKEEEKTKKEEDKTKEEKTKKKEEEKPKEELKKKEEDKAKEEVKKKEEEKPEEKQKKEEEKGKKKEKGKNKGKKEVKGPSEEQVKAPIAAPEPELKTEPDTEQAPDQHSISSGETQQAQEENKEEAAIKEEPEVVEEVKKEDTEKKEEEPAEQEKEAKGEEKAKAKEEAKKEKPVKEKKTEKKTEKKTEKNTEKKTEKNTEKKTEKNTEKNTEKKTEKNTEKNTEKNTEKKTEKKAEKKAEEAEAEEAKGSKRQKTMQCKVTLLDDTQFECELDKHAKVQDLLTKVCDHVNLLERDYFGLTTQESSTNKTWMESTKEIRKQVSGAVYEFAFGVKFYPPDPAQLTEDLTRYFLCLQLRKDIMHGVLPCSFVTLSLLGSYTAQSELGEYDPELHGTDYVKDLSLAPGQSKELEDKVMELHRTYRSMSPAQADMSFLENAKKLAMYGVDLHHAKDLDGVDITLGVCSSGLMVYKDKLRINRFPWPKVLKISYKRSSFFIKIRPSEQEQYESTIGFKLPNYKASKKLWKVCVEHHTFFRVPTVEPPSSRRFLILGSKFRYSGRTQAQTRQASSMIDRPAPRFTRSASKRLSRNLDGAGDETLQFLQGLSASTRSEVDDWSLMLTSDKPQPSPEFTARGESEHMFIESWEEGQSVHTDAVTWQETETGQTGSQTITQTVSEPWQELASDEQKQRSKEDEWSAMLHRHPPFPFVPPFDFVKQPAKLSLAKIRALDRLLRPDLTQQDDWFLYFDPLFSLSSLESANKPLSPLAQFQLQEEDEQGSRVAEQELTSEEVIERLQETVMLVEKLKEANVLERRLREVRDLEDRLQGMDEMAERLQDVIEQELGKEEVDKLREEDGDLEQERQIQAERIVQTVLRKSVSKIETKEDEVDELEEQIKEVFLKGLLPEEEEVEVKQETEKEVTDESVLDDSLREKLRQIEKEWRDDVEDKLKSGSSDVTSSIVAYQKVERRTKKRVTIVEERGRTQEEMEDVQVQRVVMSEERIEKEMTWRKTETLEEITEGEVTERLQTEDRSQGPDEDIWFILFDRPPYKAVFKPPVTTVERAEVDEGEYFTSETEITTVEEKTEIIVEERKIRDEEVWRIPEISPPQTIMGRDDDWFVLLDVVPKETPYVPPVTLKGRDQIGAESFVSVVGTAAEEEEIREVVSEERKIIEEAPRHLQEIPQMPVTERDDDWFGLLDVVPRETSYVPPVTSKAGDQIGAESFVSVVGTAAEEEEEIREVVSEEREIIEEAPRYLQEIPQMPVTDRDDDWFVLLDVVPRETSYVPPVTLKGRDQIGAESFVSVIETAAEEEEIREVVSEERKIIEEAPRHLQEIPQMPVTDRDDDWFVLLDVVPRETSYVPPVAVAERVEVSPEERVSLVKITAVEVREKRVEIMAPVLSEKQVEALPQAVREIEDDWFVLLDVPTREPSYVPPVTMAEYVQVYPEESVSTVVETIPVESRKEVVVEEIVVQKEDRGQQKISQPVRERDDDWFLLLDVVPRGAAYVPPVFLAAPSQIYPSVQPRRVEVISVELKLQQVDLEQIRLQPSGPLPERDDDWFVLFDAIREETVILPSASLTLFVPVTAVEMIPDMRKTFEAEVTTTETRTWKKMIIGVESRQDETRLSEIRPSQIATPSEREGGDDWFTLFDIIREKPVVIPPVAVPERIQFPAEMRVPAAEAKARIAIPERRPQFEQRVLEERRPVTQTHVNDDWFVLLDVGLKESVVSTQRGTRPVSAPVFSQAALAEAGIPMALLDQPQTSTPIKASRQDERKLEVTVEAVEPSRIEAGVKPAVWRDQREVNSSLISTINGDVQHESEVTSSEVVRMRKKRAKKIEGDSIYMRHSLLMLEEFDKPQEDLLRHHANISELKRNFMETAPETRPSEWDKRLSTHSPFRTLGINGQPLPSADGPPLVQTQTVTITAVSTSLPSGISTTEVPIVQTKTVIYEPSKVAVDGTDEDKDNTTSASSKSVTSETTSGTTVTTTTTHISKVVKGGSSETRVEKRIVITADSDIDQDKEKDRGASAL, encoded by the exons ATGCATACCG TGGCTACCATGACAACAGAGGCAAGTGCAGTGAACGAGGCGGACACAGAGGGCAAGCAGAAGGCCAGCGGCGCCGAGCCCAAACCCGAACCGGAGAACAAGCAGAAGCCTGAGGCGGCAGCGGCCGAGCCGGAGGGGGAACCGTCGAGCAAGAAGGCCCAGGAGCAGGCCTCTGAGCCTGGGCCTGCTGATGTAGCTACCTCCCccgaggaggagcagctgaaaCCTCGTACCCGGACCTCTGCTGGCAAAGGCCTGTCTcgcctcttctcctctttcctcaAACGCCGCTCACAGTGCTCCGAGGAAGAGGGGTTCGAGGCAGAGAAAGCCAGGGAGGAGAAGGCAGATAAAGAGGAAAAAGCTGACAAGGCAGAAGAGGAGAAGGTGGAAGAGGTGAAACCTGAAGAGAAGGAGGCTaaagcagaggaggaaaaagtaGAGGTAAAAGAAGTGAAaaagaaggaagaaaaagaaccaaaagaggagaaagaggaagaaaaggttGAGAAGAGGggcagtaaaaagaaaaagaaagaagccAAGAAGAAACAAGAGAAAAAAGATGAGGAGAAAGTGAAAAACGAcgaggagaaaaaagaagaggaaacggtgaaaaagaaagaggagcaaaaggaggaggagaaagcacAGCAGACTGTAGATAAGAAGGAAGAACAATTGGAGAcaaaagaagaaacacagaaGGAGACTGCTGAAGTTAAAGAGAAGGGGGCAGAAGCCGTGAAGAAAGAGACTAAAGACGAGGAAAGAGTTGACAAGAGGgttacaaagaaaaaagaaaaggaggataagataaagaagaaggaagaggagaaggcaAAGAGGAAAGCAGAGGAAGACGAAAGAgtaaagaagagagaagaagagaaagcaaagaagaaagaggaagaaaaggcgAGAGAGGCCgaaaaaacaaagaagaaagaagaggagaagaccaagaaggaggaggacaaaacaaaagaggagaagactaaaaagaaagaagaagagaaaccaaAAGAGGAGttaaagaagaaagaggaggacaaGGCGAAAGAAGAGgtaaagaagaaggaggaggaaaagccagaagaaaaacagaagaaggaagaggaaaaagggaagaaaaaagagaagggaAAGAACAAAGGGAAGAAGGAGGTGAAAGGGCCAAGTGAGGAGCAGGTGAAAGCACCGATTGCAGCTCCAGAGCCTGaacttaaaactgagccagacACTGaacaggctccagatcagcacTCGATAAGCAGCGGAGAGACACAG CAGGCTCAAGAGGAAAACAAGGAAGAAGCTGCGATAAAGGAGGAGCCTGAAGTCGTGGAAGAAGTGAAGAAGGAGGACACggagaaaaaggaggaagaaccagcagaacaggagAAAGAAGccaaaggagaggagaaggcgAAGGCGAAGGAGGAGGCAAAGAAGGAGAAGCCTGTGAAAGAAAAGAAGACGGAGAAGAAGACGGAGAAGAAG acagagaagaacacggagaagaagacagagaagaacacggagaagaagacagagaagaacaCGGAGAAGAACACGgagaagaagacagagaagaacaCGGAGAAGAACACGGAGAAGAACACGgagaagaagacagagaagaaggcAGAGAAGAAGGCAGaagaggcagaggcagaggaaGCGAAAGGCTCCAAACGTCAGAAAACCATGCAATGCAAAGTCACCTTACTGGACGACACTCAGTTTGAGTGTGAGCTTGAT AAACATGCTAAAGTCCAAGACCTTCTAACAAAGGTGTGCGACCATGTCAACCTGCTGGAGAGAGATTACTTTGGCCTCACTACCCAGGAATCCTCAACTAACAAA ACATGGATGGAATCCACCAAAGAGATCAGGAAACAGGTTTCAGGTGCTGTGTATGAGTTTGCATTCGGCGTGAAGTTCTACCCACCTGATCCAGCACAGCTCACCGAAGACCTCACCAG GTACTTTCTATGTCTGCAGCTGAGGAAGGACATTATGCATGGTGTTCTTCCATGTTCCTTTGTCACTCTGTCCCTGCTGGGCTCCTATACGGCCCAGTCAGAGCTCGGAGAGTACGACCCAGAGCTCCACGGGACAGATTATGTGAAGGATCTGAGTTTGGCCCCCGGACAGAGCAAAGAGCTGGAGGACAAGGTGATGGAGCTGCACCGCACATACAG gtcAATGAGTCCGGCCCAGGCAGACATGTCGTTTCTGGAAAATGCCAAGAAACTCGCCATGTATGGAGTTGACCTGCACCATGCTAAG GATCTCGATGGTGTCGACATCACGCTGGGGGTCTGCTCTAGTGGTTTGATGGTTTACAAGGACAAGCTGAGGATCAACCGTTTCCCCTGGCCCAAAGTGCTCAAGATCTCTTACAAACGCAGCAGCTTCTTTATTAAAATCAGGCCGTCGGAG CAAGAGCAGTATGAAAGCACAATTGGCTTTAAACTGCCCAACTACAAAGCCTCGAAGAAGCTGTGGAAAGTTTGCGTTGAACACCATACCTTCTTCAG GGTTCCAACAGTAGAGCCGCCCTCATCACGGCGCTTCCTCATCTTGGGCTCCAAGTTCCGGTACAGCGGGCGCACTCAGGCCCAAACCCGTCAGGCCAGCTCCATGATTGACCGCCCGGCCCCTCGCTTCACACGCTCTGCAAGCAAGAGGCTGTCCCGTAACCTAGATGGAG CTGGAgatgaaactctccagttcctgCAAGGACTTTCAGCATCAACCAGGTCTGAGGTTGATGATTGGTCGCTGATGCTGACGTCTGACAAACCCCAGCCCTCTCCTGAATTCACAG CCAGAGGGGAGTCTGAGCACATGTTCATTGAGTCCTGGGAAGAAGGGCAGTCCGTTCACACAGACGCAGTAACCTGGCAGGAAACTGAGACTGGGCAGACTGGCTCTCAAACCATCACCCAGACAGTCAGTGAACCGTGGCAGGAGCTGGCGTCTGATGAACAAAAGCAGAGGAGCAAAGAGGACGAGTGGTCTGCCATGCTCCATCGTCATCCTCCTTTTCCCTTTGTCCCACCTTTCGATTTTGTGAAACAGCCAG CTAAGCTCAGCTTGGCAAAAATTAGGGCTTTGGACCGACTATTGCGACCAGATCTCACACAACAAGATGATTGGTTCCTTTACTTTGACCCACTCTTCAGCCTGTCCTCGCTTGAGAGCGCTAACAAACCAT TGTCTCCCCTAGCTCAGTTCCAGCTCCAGGAGGAGGATGAGCAGGGCAGTCGTGTGGCAGAGCAGGAACTGACCAGTGAGGAGGTCATTGAGAGGTTGCAGGAAACCGTGATGCTGGTAGAGAAGCTGAAAGAGGCAAATGTTTTGGAAAGGAGGCTTAGAGAAGTTAGGGATTTAGAGGATAGACTCCAAGGAATGGATGAGATGGCAGAGCGGCTTCAGGATGTAATAGAACAGGAATTGGGTAAGGAAGAGGTAGATAAGTTGAGGGAAGAAGATGGAGATTTGGAGCAGGAAAGACAAATACAAGCAGAACGTATAGTACAAACCGTCTTAAGGAAATCTGTGAGTAAAATAGAGACAAAAGAGGATGAAGTGGACGAATTGGAAGAGCAGATAAAGGAGGTGTTTTTAAAAGGCTTGTTgcctgaagaggaagaggttgAGGTGAAGCAGGAGACTGAAAAAGAGGTGACAGACGAGAGTGTACTTGATGACAGCTTGAGAGAGAAGCTACGCCAGATAGAAAAGGAATGGCGAGACGATGTGGAGGACAAGTTGAAATCTGGATCTTCAGATGTCACCTCATCTATAGTTGCATACCAGAAGGTGGAGCGTAGGACTAAGAAGAGAGTGACTATTGTAGAAGAGAGAGGGCGGACGCAGGAAGAAATGGAAGATGTGCAGGTACAGCGTGTTGTGATGTCAGAGGAGAGGATAGAAAAAGAGATGACATGGCGTAAGACAGAAACACTGGAGGAGATAACTGAGGGAGAAGTTACAGAGAGGCTTCAGACTGAGGATCGATCTCAGGGGCCAGATGAGGATATCTGGTTCATACTTTTTGACCGGCCTCCATACAAAGCTGTTTTCAAACCACCAG TTACTACTGTGGAACGGGCTGAGGTGGATGAAGGCGAGTATTTCACCTCAGAGACTGAGATTACAACAGTTGAGGAGAAAACGGAGATTATAgtagaagagagaaaaataagagaCGAGGAAGTGTGGCGTATACCAGAGATCTCACCACCACAGACCATCATGGGAAGAGATGATGACTGGTTTGTGTTGCTGGATGTTGTTCCCAAAGAAACGCCTTATGTGCCACCAG TTACCTTGAAGGGAAGAGACCAGATTGGTGCAGAAAGTTTTGTCTCCGTGGTTGGAACTGcagccgaggaggaggagattaGAGAAGTAGTATCTGAAGAGAGAAAGATAATAGAAGAGGCACCAAGACATCTACAAGAAATCCCACAAATGCCAGTGACCGAAAGGGATGATGACTGGTTTGGGTTGCTGGATGTTGTTCCCAGAGAAACATCTTATGTACCACCAG TTACCTCGAAGGCAGGAGACCAGATTGGTGCAGAAAGTTTTGTCTCTGTGGTTGGAACTGcagccgaggaggaggaggagattagAGAAGTTGTatctgaagagagagagataatagAAGAGGCGCCAAGATATCTACAAGAAATCCCACAAATGCCAGTGACCGACAGGGATGATGACTGGTTTGTGTTGCTGGATGTTGTTCCCAGAGAAACATCTTATGTACCACCAG TTACCTTGAAGGGAAGAGACCAGATTGGTGCAGAAAGTTTTGTCTCTGTGATTGAAACTGcagccgaggaggaggagattaGAGAAGTTGTATCTGAAGAGAGAAAGATAATAGAAGAGGCACCAAGACATCTACAAGAAATCCCACAAATGCCAGTGACCGACAGGGATGATGACTGGTTTGTGTTGCTGGATGTTGTTCCCAGAGAAACATCTTATGTACCACCAG TTGCTGTTGCAGAGCGTGTTGAAGTGTCCCCAGAAGAACGTGTCTCTCTGGTTAAAATAACAGCCGTTGaagtgagagaaaaaagagtGGAGATTATGGCTCCTGTGCTGAGTGAGAAGCAGGTAGAAGCACTGCCACAGGCtgtgagagagatagaggatGACTGGTTTGTGCTGCTGGATGTCCCCACTAGAGAACCATCATATGTGCCACCAG TTACCATGGCTGAGTATGTTCAGGTTTATCCTGAAGAAAGTGTCTCTACTGTGGTTGAAACGATACCAGTAGAGTCCAGGAAGGAGGTCGTAGTTGAAGAGATTGTGGTGCAgaaagaggacagaggacagcagaAAATATCGCAGCCAGTCAGAGAAAGAGATGATGACTGGTTTCTTCTGCTGGATGTTGTTCCCAGAGGAGCTGCCTATGTACCTCCAG TTTTTCTGGCAGCACCGAGTCAGATTTATCCAAGTGTTCAACCTCGACGAGTTGAAGTGATAAGCGTAGAGCTGAAGTTGCAGCAGGTTGATCTTGAACAGATTAGACTGCAGCCTTCCGGGCCGCTGCCAGAGAGGGATGATGACTGGTTTGTGCTGTTTGATGCTATTCGTGAAGAGACAGTCATACTACCATCAG CTTCTTTGACTTTGTTTGTGCCAGTTACTGCTGTTGAGATGATTCCGGATATGAGGAAGACGTTTGAGGCAGAGGTGACCACCACAGAGACTAGAACGTGGAAGAAGATGATAATTGGTGTGGAGagcagacaagatgagacaCGTCTGTCTGAAATTAGACCTAGTCAAATTGCAACGccgtcagagagagaaggaggagatgaTTGGTTTACCCTGTTCGACATCATCCGCGAAAAGCCTGTTGTCATACCACCAG TCGCTGTCCCTGAACGCATCCAGTTCCCAGCAGAGATGAGGGTTCCAGCTGCTGAGGCCAAAGCGAGGATTGCTATTCCCGAGAGGAGACCACAGTTTGAGCAACGGGTCCTGGAGGAAAGACGTccagtcacacaaacacatgtcaATGATGATTGGTTTGTTCTACTAGATGTTGGCCTCAAGGAGTCAG TGGTGAGCACACAGAGGGGCACCCGTCCCGTCAGTGCTCCGGTCTTCTCCCAGGCGGCTCTGGCCGAGGCCGGGATCCCCATGGCCCTCCTCGATCAGCCCCAGACCTCTACTCCAATCAAGGCCAGCCGCCAGGACGAGAGAAAGCTGGAGGTCACTGTAGAAGCTGTGGAGCCCTCAAGAATCGAAGCTGGGGTCAAG CCAGCAGTGTGGAGGGACCAGAGAGAAGTAAACTCTTCACTGATATCCACCATCAATGGGGACGTTCAG CACGAGTCTGAGGTGACGAGCTCGGAGGTGGTGCGAATGCGAAAG AAAAGAGCTAAGAAAATTGAGGGTGACTCAATTTATATGAGACATAGCCTTTTAATGTTGGAG GAGTTCGATAAGCCTCAGGAGGACCTGCTCAGGCACCATGCCAACATCAGTGAGCTGAAGAGGAACTTCATGGAAACCGCCCCGGAGACCAGACCCAGCGAGTGGGACAAGCGCCTGTCCACGCACTCTCCGTTCCGCACCCTGGGCATCAATGGTCAGCCTCTGCCCAGTGCAGATGGG